From a single Pelmatolapia mariae isolate MD_Pm_ZW linkage group LG20, Pm_UMD_F_2, whole genome shotgun sequence genomic region:
- the gabrd gene encoding gamma-aminobutyric acid receptor subunit delta isoform X2 → MEIPTFLLSSLALLFVGGDIFTRAMLSDVGDYVGPPVNVAMAIEVASIDHISEANMEYTMTVFLRQSWHDDRLSYNHTNKTLGLDSRFVDKLWLPDTFIVNAKSAWFHDVTVENKLIRLQPNGVILYSSRITSTVACDMDLTKYPMDEQECMLDLESYGYSSEDIVYHWSESQRHIHGLDKLELSQFTITDYRFDTEMMNFKSAGRFPRLSLRFQLRRNRGVYIIQSYMPSILLVAMSWVSFWISQSAVPARVSLGITTVLTMTTLMVSARSSLPRASAIKALDVYFWICYVFVFAALIEYAFAHYNADYRLKEKAKVKASKLSSESIVKNGKQAMVLFSLSVTGMNQGVVISNRHGRAQRSSSEIPGEGGTEETEPRRRRSRQPEEREEEKKKCCSKCVCKPIDADTIDIYARAVFPFTFAVVNVIYWVAYTM, encoded by the exons ggccatgctgAGTGACGTTGGGGACTATGTAG GTCCGCCCGTGAACGTGGCCATGGCTATAGAAGTAGCCAGCATTGACCACATCTCTGAAGCCAACATG GAATACACCATGACTGTGTTCCTGCGGCAGAGCTGGCACGATGACCGCCTGTCCTACAATCACACTAACAAGACTCTTGGACTGGACAGTCGGTTTGTGGACAAGCTGTGGCTGCCCGACACCTTCATCGTTAACGCCAAATCTGCTTGGTTTCACGATGTGACCGTAGAGAACAAGCTGATCCGCCTGCAGCCCAACGGAGTGATTCTATATAGCAGCCG AATCACTTCGACAGTGGCGTGTGACATGGACCTTACCAAGTATCCCATGGACGAACAGGAATGCATGCTGGATCTGGAAAGCT atGGTTACTCCTCAGAGGACATTGTGTATCACTGGTCGGAGAGTCAGAGACACATTCACGGTTTGGACAAATTAGAGCTTTCCCAGTTCACCATCACGGACTATCGCTTTGACACTGAGATGATGAATTTCAAATCAG CGGGGCGCTTTCCGAGGCTCAGTCTTCGCTTCCAGCTGAGACGTAATCGAGGTGTCTACATCATCCAGTCGTACATGCCTTCGATATTACTGGTTGCAATGTCCTGGGTGTCCTTCTGGATCAGCCAATCAGCAGTTCCTGCTCGTGTATCCTTAG GGATTACAACCGTTCTAACCATGACCACGCTGATGGTAAGCGCTCGCTCGTCCTTGCCCCGAGCGTCAGCCATCAAGGCGTTAGATGTCTACTTCTGGATCTGTTACGTGTTTGTGTTTGCGGCCCTCATCGAGTACGCCTTTGCTCACTACAACGCTGACTACCGACTCAAAGAGAAAGCCAAGGTCAAGGCCAGCAAGCTCAGCTCCGAG TCTATTGTAAAGAACGGCAAACAGGCAATGGTTCTGTTTTCCCTGTCGGTCACCGGCATGAATCAGGGCGTGGTCATTTCCAACCGCCACGGTCGAGCCCAGCGTTCCAGCAGCGAAATTCCCGGGGAGGGTGGAACGGAGGAGACGGAGCCGAGGCGGAGAAGATCCAGGCAACCGGAGGAGCgcgaggaagagaagaagaagtgcTGTTCCAAGTGTGTCTGCAAGCCCATTGATGCAGATACCATCGACATCTATGCCAGGGCCGTGTTTCCTTTCACTTTCGCCGTGGTGAATGTGATCTACTGGGTGGCGTACACCATGTGA
- the gabrd gene encoding gamma-aminobutyric acid receptor subunit delta isoform X1: MEIPTFLLSSLALLFVGGDIFTRAMLSDVGDYVGTDIEISWLPNLDDLMKGYARNFRPGIGGPPVNVAMAIEVASIDHISEANMEYTMTVFLRQSWHDDRLSYNHTNKTLGLDSRFVDKLWLPDTFIVNAKSAWFHDVTVENKLIRLQPNGVILYSSRITSTVACDMDLTKYPMDEQECMLDLESYGYSSEDIVYHWSESQRHIHGLDKLELSQFTITDYRFDTEMMNFKSAGRFPRLSLRFQLRRNRGVYIIQSYMPSILLVAMSWVSFWISQSAVPARVSLGITTVLTMTTLMVSARSSLPRASAIKALDVYFWICYVFVFAALIEYAFAHYNADYRLKEKAKVKASKLSSESIVKNGKQAMVLFSLSVTGMNQGVVISNRHGRAQRSSSEIPGEGGTEETEPRRRRSRQPEEREEEKKKCCSKCVCKPIDADTIDIYARAVFPFTFAVVNVIYWVAYTM, encoded by the exons ggccatgctgAGTGACGTTGGGGACTATGTAGGTACAGACATTGAAATATCCTGGTTACCTAATCTGGATGATTTAATGAAGGGCTATGCCAGAAATTTTCGCCCTGGGATAGGAG GTCCGCCCGTGAACGTGGCCATGGCTATAGAAGTAGCCAGCATTGACCACATCTCTGAAGCCAACATG GAATACACCATGACTGTGTTCCTGCGGCAGAGCTGGCACGATGACCGCCTGTCCTACAATCACACTAACAAGACTCTTGGACTGGACAGTCGGTTTGTGGACAAGCTGTGGCTGCCCGACACCTTCATCGTTAACGCCAAATCTGCTTGGTTTCACGATGTGACCGTAGAGAACAAGCTGATCCGCCTGCAGCCCAACGGAGTGATTCTATATAGCAGCCG AATCACTTCGACAGTGGCGTGTGACATGGACCTTACCAAGTATCCCATGGACGAACAGGAATGCATGCTGGATCTGGAAAGCT atGGTTACTCCTCAGAGGACATTGTGTATCACTGGTCGGAGAGTCAGAGACACATTCACGGTTTGGACAAATTAGAGCTTTCCCAGTTCACCATCACGGACTATCGCTTTGACACTGAGATGATGAATTTCAAATCAG CGGGGCGCTTTCCGAGGCTCAGTCTTCGCTTCCAGCTGAGACGTAATCGAGGTGTCTACATCATCCAGTCGTACATGCCTTCGATATTACTGGTTGCAATGTCCTGGGTGTCCTTCTGGATCAGCCAATCAGCAGTTCCTGCTCGTGTATCCTTAG GGATTACAACCGTTCTAACCATGACCACGCTGATGGTAAGCGCTCGCTCGTCCTTGCCCCGAGCGTCAGCCATCAAGGCGTTAGATGTCTACTTCTGGATCTGTTACGTGTTTGTGTTTGCGGCCCTCATCGAGTACGCCTTTGCTCACTACAACGCTGACTACCGACTCAAAGAGAAAGCCAAGGTCAAGGCCAGCAAGCTCAGCTCCGAG TCTATTGTAAAGAACGGCAAACAGGCAATGGTTCTGTTTTCCCTGTCGGTCACCGGCATGAATCAGGGCGTGGTCATTTCCAACCGCCACGGTCGAGCCCAGCGTTCCAGCAGCGAAATTCCCGGGGAGGGTGGAACGGAGGAGACGGAGCCGAGGCGGAGAAGATCCAGGCAACCGGAGGAGCgcgaggaagagaagaagaagtgcTGTTCCAAGTGTGTCTGCAAGCCCATTGATGCAGATACCATCGACATCTATGCCAGGGCCGTGTTTCCTTTCACTTTCGCCGTGGTGAATGTGATCTACTGGGTGGCGTACACCATGTGA
- the gabrd gene encoding gamma-aminobutyric acid receptor subunit delta isoform X3, with translation MAIEVASIDHISEANMEYTMTVFLRQSWHDDRLSYNHTNKTLGLDSRFVDKLWLPDTFIVNAKSAWFHDVTVENKLIRLQPNGVILYSSRITSTVACDMDLTKYPMDEQECMLDLESYGYSSEDIVYHWSESQRHIHGLDKLELSQFTITDYRFDTEMMNFKSAGRFPRLSLRFQLRRNRGVYIIQSYMPSILLVAMSWVSFWISQSAVPARVSLGITTVLTMTTLMVSARSSLPRASAIKALDVYFWICYVFVFAALIEYAFAHYNADYRLKEKAKVKASKLSSESIVKNGKQAMVLFSLSVTGMNQGVVISNRHGRAQRSSSEIPGEGGTEETEPRRRRSRQPEEREEEKKKCCSKCVCKPIDADTIDIYARAVFPFTFAVVNVIYWVAYTM, from the exons ATGGCTATAGAAGTAGCCAGCATTGACCACATCTCTGAAGCCAACATG GAATACACCATGACTGTGTTCCTGCGGCAGAGCTGGCACGATGACCGCCTGTCCTACAATCACACTAACAAGACTCTTGGACTGGACAGTCGGTTTGTGGACAAGCTGTGGCTGCCCGACACCTTCATCGTTAACGCCAAATCTGCTTGGTTTCACGATGTGACCGTAGAGAACAAGCTGATCCGCCTGCAGCCCAACGGAGTGATTCTATATAGCAGCCG AATCACTTCGACAGTGGCGTGTGACATGGACCTTACCAAGTATCCCATGGACGAACAGGAATGCATGCTGGATCTGGAAAGCT atGGTTACTCCTCAGAGGACATTGTGTATCACTGGTCGGAGAGTCAGAGACACATTCACGGTTTGGACAAATTAGAGCTTTCCCAGTTCACCATCACGGACTATCGCTTTGACACTGAGATGATGAATTTCAAATCAG CGGGGCGCTTTCCGAGGCTCAGTCTTCGCTTCCAGCTGAGACGTAATCGAGGTGTCTACATCATCCAGTCGTACATGCCTTCGATATTACTGGTTGCAATGTCCTGGGTGTCCTTCTGGATCAGCCAATCAGCAGTTCCTGCTCGTGTATCCTTAG GGATTACAACCGTTCTAACCATGACCACGCTGATGGTAAGCGCTCGCTCGTCCTTGCCCCGAGCGTCAGCCATCAAGGCGTTAGATGTCTACTTCTGGATCTGTTACGTGTTTGTGTTTGCGGCCCTCATCGAGTACGCCTTTGCTCACTACAACGCTGACTACCGACTCAAAGAGAAAGCCAAGGTCAAGGCCAGCAAGCTCAGCTCCGAG TCTATTGTAAAGAACGGCAAACAGGCAATGGTTCTGTTTTCCCTGTCGGTCACCGGCATGAATCAGGGCGTGGTCATTTCCAACCGCCACGGTCGAGCCCAGCGTTCCAGCAGCGAAATTCCCGGGGAGGGTGGAACGGAGGAGACGGAGCCGAGGCGGAGAAGATCCAGGCAACCGGAGGAGCgcgaggaagagaagaagaagtgcTGTTCCAAGTGTGTCTGCAAGCCCATTGATGCAGATACCATCGACATCTATGCCAGGGCCGTGTTTCCTTTCACTTTCGCCGTGGTGAATGTGATCTACTGGGTGGCGTACACCATGTGA